In Nyctibius grandis isolate bNycGra1 chromosome 17, bNycGra1.pri, whole genome shotgun sequence, the genomic stretch gctAAATATATTTGAAGTGACGCTCGgcctaattttttctttccttaactTCCTTTGGTTGCTTTTAGCTACACCTGTATCCCACTCAAACTTTCCAGCAGTCCCCCGCTGTCTGAGGCGCTTGAAAAAGCGAGGCAGGATGCAGCGTGGGCCGGGCAGTTGTGGGGCTTGGATCTGAACCTGCTGATGCAGTCCTCCCTCACCCCGCTGCTTCTGTCTAATACAATCTTCATGAAAACATTTGGATCGTGCACCCTGAGGACTGCCAGCCAGGCAGCATCCAGCCTGTCAGTGTAAAGCATCTTCCGTTAAAAGAAGCGGGTTTGGCTGTGGGTCAGAACGTTTTGGCATGCAGCAGGTCTTCTCCTGGATTTACGCGGTTACAGCAACCCTTCCTTCTGACAGCAGTTTCAGTGATGTTGGACCAGTCTGTAGCCCTGAAACAACCTGGATATTCTGTCAGTCTCGTGTCATATGGGGGGAAGATTCCTGTGGGGCTTCCTGTATCCCGCCTCCCTCTGCCGACCTGGAAGCCCTTTGCCCTCAAGACATGGATTATAGTAGTAGTGGGATTGaggaacttatttttttccttttcaccttCCTGCATGCACCCTCGTCCTTCTGGCCTCATGCAGAAGAGGTGGCACATGCCCTGAAAAAATAAGACGAAGTGTGGACACAGCGTCTCGAAGAACTTGGGTTCCTGTAGGATAAGCAACTCTTCTAACCTGGCTGGTTTTGGCCATCACACCGACGTTAATTCCACGGACCTCTCTATGCTTGGACAATGGTTTGAAGAAAACACCTTAGGGACTTTTCAGCATGAAGTACTTCTTTATTTGGGTGATGGTGGTGGCATTTTGTTGGAGAATTCCTAACTATGTGCTTACTGTACAACCATAACTCCcatttatttgcatatatttttaacaaagtcTTTTCGTGATCATATACTGTTTTTTCCACAGGACTTCTGCCTCATTCAGCACATAGGATCAACACAGCTGATGGATTAGGTAGCTATTCAACACTTCTTGTCATCCTCatcttgttttttctcccctaacTGCACACTATTAAAACCTGGATGTGGTATTATTCCTCATGAGAATTTCTGTGATGTTCCTCATTACATTTGAGTAGTGCATAAACACGAATACATGAATGAGCTGAACTTTGTGAGGAAGAGTGGTACAGAGGATCCAGCTGCTTtcagtctcttttctttttttttcctccttttattaAAGTTGAAGTTTGTCTGCCGCTTCCTGAAGGTTCAGTCCCGTAGTCCTCTTTCTATCCGAGGATGCTGAAGATAACTTTAGGTTACTTCAGAATGCTTGTGACCTCCTGGTCCTGGTTAATTGAAGCCCTTTGCAACTCAGGTGTCTCCGACGGCCTGTGATTGTCGATGCTGTTCAGCAGatttcagcacagctctgcctctgctacACGTGCTGTGTCAGGGGTTGTAGTGGTTCAGCATAAGTTTTCCCAGTATCTGCCAGCAGGTGAATTTTTACTTAATAGTTAATGAGACTagaaaaaacactttctttAGCTGCTGTGTCTGTGTTCAAAGGGCACGTAGGAGCCAGAATAATCAGTCTCTGAGGTTGCTCAAGGCTAAGGGATTTGAACACCTGGTTCCTAGGCAGCTTGGAAAATTCTAGTCTAAATATGAGTATTTAAAACAGTGTGTAGAAGGGTTGGATAGTTTCACAAGTTTACTTTTAAAGCACGCTCTGGAAAACCCATTCAAATGCTGAAGACTAAAACTACTGGCTGAGTGtgtgtgagaagcagcagcctttTTACCTGACAGATGtgacttttgctttgtttctgtttttcttccagctggCAATCCTCTCGTTCAGCAGAGCGGACAGCCGCTGATCCTCACCCAGAACCCGACCGCAGGTCTGGGCACAATGGTGACTCAGCCAGTGTTACGACCCGTACAGATCATGCAGAATGCCAATCACGTCACGAATTCGCCAGTGACCAGCCAGCCCATCTTTATCACGACCCAGGTGAGCGCCCTTCCAGCCAGGATGGCTGAGCCAGAAGCTCTGGTGCGCTCATCCACAGAAGACTGGTCTGTTAGGAACAATCACATGcctgtttcagtttttcttgtgCACTTCAGTGAATGTTACACCTGAGCTGAAatctgttgggtttttggtttttaatttatgtaGATTTAGAAATAGGTTTGTTCAGAAATAGCTTGTGTCCCTAGTCATTTTGCAGCTGGATCTCGCTTGGGAAAACTGGCCACGTTCCACACCTCAGCAGGTCCCGTGGAGCTGGCACAGGTCTGATGGGACTTCATGCTGGCTCTCGCTTGTAGCCTTACCAGTAGGGCCTGACTCCCTGCTGTAGGTGGGTCTGTCCGCTCTGCGTGAATTTGACTTTACTGAATACTTAactactttgttttgttttcatgggAAATGtgcagataattttttaaatgcccaCTGGCTTCTTCAAGCATTTGCCTGAGGAGCACTCCTACAGATGAGGCCCATGGTTACCAGAGCTcctgctttaaaacaaacaaaaatttttttaaaattgtctttgCATGCTGCAACTTTTTCTATCACAGGAAACTACCTCTGCTTCAGATATGGCTTTATAAATTGTTTAAGACCTGGGAGAAGATTTCTGTAGGTGCTTTGGGAAGGAGAGATTGAGGGTGGAGGTTATATATCAGAATGTTGTAGAGTGTAAGGAAGGTGGCCGTAGTGTTGGGTAAGGTGCTGGCTGAGAACAGTATGGCCTCATAGTTCAATGATCTGTAGATGATagtgctgtggggtttttagtttgttttttttgggatAGGAAGCTCAGATTGAAAGTGCTTCAGATACGTGAATGGTAACGGTGCTGTCTGACTGCAGGGATTTCCCGTGAGAAATGTGCGGCCTGTACAGAACACCATGAACCAAGTTGGGATTGTTCTGAATGTACAGCAAGGTCAAACAGTCAGACCCATCACCCTCGTCCCAGGTAAGGGCTAAAACAAGCCAAAGCTGCTGTCGCATTCCTTTTTAGAGTatcaaggattaaaaaaaaatacatttgaaatctgtatttcacCTGCATCTCTCGTAGCTCTAAAGAAGGGGATTTTCTAGTTATGTAGCAGGTGAGATTTGTCTGTGTTTGTGGCTCCAATTCTGCTGGTTGTTTTACAGTGGAGAGCAGGCCCTTCGATCATAGTAACAAACCACTTTGCAGAGCAGGAGCCTTCCAGCTGGAAGGAAGGTCTGCCTCTCAGAGCTCCATGTAGTCTAGCCTCTTCAAAAAGCCTCCTCAGTTAACTTAATTCCAAGATCCCATGACCAtacctcttccttccttcctagAAAATAGGTTGCACTCGAGTATTGCTGGGCAAGGAATGGCATTTGATTGCTTGATCTACattgtttgttcatttgtttttgaaGCCCCAGGTACCCAGTTTGTTAAACCAACAGTTGGCGTCCCTCAGGTGTTCTCTCAAATGGCCCAGGTGAGACCAGGTACGACCATGCCGGTCCGACCCACCACCAACACTTTCACTACGGTCATTCCGGCCACGCTTACCATCAGGAGCACTGTACCACAGTCCCAGGCACCACAGCAAAGTAAGTCCACTCCCAGCACCTCCACAACTCCTACTGCAACGCAGCCAACAACACTTGGACAGTTAACTgtgcagcagccagggcagtCCAGTCAAGCTACTAACCCCAAATTAGGTAAGACTTGCCATGGAAAAGCGAGGGGACTCGAGTGTATAACACTGTCTGTAATTTGGTCTTCAAGCATACGGTGTAGCAGCTAAAAGACAGAGGTTGAGTCAGAACTCCTGGGTTCTATTTTTGCCTCTGTCACTGACTCACGCTTCATCTCTCTTACCAACCTGGAAAATGAGGATAATCCTGCAATCGTGTCCAGTTTGGTTTGAGAACTAgctaaattttgttttgtagaaTGTTCTGAGACCATCAATTAGAAGTCCCCAAAAGTGAAAAGTACTATTTGTTAATCACTTGTATTTTTTGAAGGGTGAAGTTCAATAGATGATGAATACAAGCAGAAactgttgctctttttttttgaatgttgCCTGAATTCGTGAGTGAAATGATTGCTTAAGAACAGTGACAAACAATTTGAAAACgaaaaaaatagttcttcaCACAGCAAGTAGTCAGGTTATTTTTAGCTTGAAGCAGTAATCATGTACAGCtgcatttagaaaagaaatacaaataacttTTGTGACCATCAGTATCCTGTTTAGTTCATTGCGGGAAGGGCTCATATCTTAGTGTGTGATCTGGAAGGTTGGGGAAATCTGCCTTGCCAACTTGCCAGCCTTTGCATTACTGGACAGGATAATTGGTGGCTTAGTCACCTTTGATGGAGACTCAAGGTGGAGGAGCAAGAGACAAAGGTGTATTAGATGGGCGCGGGATTCACACAGTGGACCAGATCTTACTGATTCCTTATCAGTGCTCTGTAATCCCTTCCCTTGGCAGTGAGCATTGCAAGCTTTGTGACTGTGAAGAGGCCTGGAGTGACTGGTGAGAACAGCAATGAGGTTGCGAAGCTGGTGAACACCCTGAACACGGTTCCTTCGTTAGGACAGAGCCCTGGCCCGCTGGTGGTTTCCAACAGCAGCCCTGTGCATGGTTCCCAGAGGTCGAGTGTTTCAGAGTCGTCGTCGTCATCATCGTCATTAAAAGGTGTGGTCTGTAGCAGCtatcttctgcttcttccaaagAAAGCACCTTCTTAAGGTGTTTGCCTCTTTCAGTTAGTTAGAAGTGCAGCTCTTGGAACTGAAGTATTTCAGTATGCCAAGAAGATTGCCTAGATTGAAGATGAAGTGTAAcgattctattttttttcctgtttttcctgttaCAGTCAGCTCATCTCCTATTCCCACATTTGATTTGCAAGATGGTGGCAGGAAGGTCTGTCCCAGATGTGATGCTCAGTTTCGAGTCACTGAAGCTTTAAGAGGACATATGTGTGTAAGTAACCATCCTAAGATGAGCAGTTAATGGATAAGGGCTCGTGGAGTGCAAAGAATAGTTCTCCTTAGATCAGGGACTTCtgtaaaaaggaagaatatgACTAGGAGAAAGTAAGAGGCAAAGGAGAGGCCTTTGGAAGACTTTCCACAGCATCCCTcactgcaggcaggcaggaccTCAGTTTTATGACCTGTTGGTGCCAGGAGATGcacttattttctaattttactTAGCAGTAaacaatcaaaacagaaaattggaTATTGACTCTGCATTACTCTTCCCTCAAGCGTTTCCTAGagttcttctgtcttttcttagTGCTGGTTAGTCTTTGTCTGTTTAATAGTGTATATAATTCTTCCTAGATACAATTtaatgtgtggggttttttggtgttttgtttttggtttgtttttttttttttagtactgcTGCCCTGAAATGGTTGAAttcctcaagaaaagaaaatctctagAATCTGAACCAAATATTCAATCTGCAAAGCCTCCGTCTCCAGAAAAAACTACAGCTGTTGCTTCGCCACCCCCTTCTACTCCTGTCCCTGCGCTGTCCCCACCTGCTAAAGCTCCGGAGCCAAGTGAAAACGTAGTTGACTCATCCCAAAGTAAGCTCATCATGTTAGTAGATGATTTCTACTATGGCAGAGATGGCGGCAAAGCGAACCAGCTACTGAACTTCCCCAAGGTTCCGACTTCCTTCAGGTGTTCACACTGCAGCAAGAGGCTAAAGAACAACATACGGTAAGAGGAACACCACAAAGAGAGCCCACAGTGTTCTGAATACCTCTAATCCGTGGAAGTAAAGAGGAGCTGTAAGCATCAGCCTCTCAGgccctgctgctttcccatATGGTAGCTTAAGACTagaactgaagcagaaaaaggaaagatttgccCATGGTCACACAGTTCAGTCAGGGAAGTTGTAAGAAGATTGCGTGGTTAGAATAATTGTGTTTATATTCTGCAGCAGAGAAGCCTCATTTGCTCATCGCTAGTATTACTAGGTAAGAGGAAATAATTCCTCTTGAAGAACTGCTCCTCTCATCTTTATTCAATGCTTTTTcaacagagggagaaaatatttttatgaaatagtGTATTCTTCTGAGCAAGCCACTATGTTGTTCTGTTGTGATAAGGTGAAGTGTTTTGTCATCTTCAGTGGAACGCCTGATTGGGGTCAGAAGTGCTCAAAAGCAAGTAGTACAGCCCCTGTACTGCAAAATCTGtgctctcccttcccctggAGTTAGGGAGCGGGGGGCTGCTGGGTAGAAGGAGACGTGGCTTGCTTTTGGTgggaagagcaagaaggaaaCATCTTAATGCTGTTTAAAAACCTTCTGGTGTAGCGTTCGTAATGCTTTCAGGGTTACAGGTGCAAAGTGTTTGGATTTCTGTTCACACACTTTCTCTCCACCTCCACAAGATTTATGAATCACATGAAGCACCACGTTGAACTGGACCAGCAGAATGGAGAGGTGGATGTCCACACCATCTGCCAGCATTGTTACCGACAGTTCTCCACTCCGTTCCAGCTACAGTGTCACTTAGAGAATGTCCACAGTCCCTATGAGTCAACAAGTGAGttgattttgctgctgtttgttttggtttaagaGGGTTTCTGTCTTGTATTATCTGCAAATCTGTTGAGAAAGAAGTGTCTGTTCTGCCTTGCCCCTTGGTGCATTTGTTCTGTAGGCCAGCAGAAAATCCATCGAAGTCACATTCCTGTAAACTTATTGTCAAGAGTATTTTAAAGATGGAGTTCAATAATCTTACCATggtagaatttaatttttaccaGTAGGTTGTCATCTGATTTAAAATCACTTGCAGTTTCCTCATTAGGGGCATCTTCCTACTTGTTGCACCCACCATTCTGTTTAAGAGAATTCTTCCTGCCTCTTTGAAACCCCTCAGAGTGTATTTTGCTGTCACCCAATTCAAAGAGTTGAGAGCtagtgttttggggagggagggttgggttggtttggtttaaGTTGTTACCAAAGACACTTGTAACTGGTAGTGTATGTTTTAACAGGTAGTACATGTTTTAACAGGTAGTGCATGTTTTAACAGGGTTTTTTGTCGCTTGGCTGTTacctgcttctttcttttgcagCGAAGTGCAAGATTTGCGAGTGGGCATTCGAGAGCGAGCCGATGTTCCTACAGCACATGAAGGACACTCACAAGCCTGGGGAGATGCCCTATGTTTGTCAGGTATTAAAAGTGGTGTAGGGGCTGGAGTCCATAAATGCAGACTGGAGAATAAGAGGAAATCTGGCCCTTTTCAGCAAAGGGTGTGGCTCACAGGGGCCCAAAACACACTTGGGCCATGGACAGTGCTGTGGAGCCCGTTGCGTTTTTTCCCAGGTGTGGACTTGGAGAAGTCCAGTGGCTGTTAGGGCAGCACGAGTAGCTGAGTGTTTGCTGCCTGTTCCCAGCACTCTGAAGCTGGATCAGCTTGATGGACGCTTGTTCAGTCCCAGTGGCATTCAGAGcctaatttttctcttcctcccaggGCCTGCAGGCAAATTGCTGCGCCATAAAGAGAAGTTGTCACTCTGGAGCAGATGAGATTATGTTGCTTGTGTGATACCTTTTCTTGACACTCTGTTGCCATGAGATTTGTGCTTGCATCCGTTCTGAACACATCATCTCCACCCAGAGGTCCTAACACTGTccctccaaaaagaaaaaacagagaagaaacttctaaaatatgttaaaacagattttgttccaaattctgcattttAGATAGACCCTGAAGAAACTGCTCTTTAATATATTCCAGCTACTTTGCATTgactctctctcctttttttccttttttttttttttccccttggatcTGGAGCTTGAATTGTcactactttatttttatacaagTAGTTCAATTCTATTTCTCTAAACCACTCTGAATATGCCCTGCTTGATTTAGTGTCTCACAGCTGGAATAAGCTCGCAGGTTCCCTAGGACCTGGTTCCTAAACTCCGCTGATAAGTATCTTTGGGGATCTGGGCATTCCTCTTAAGATCTCCACGTTGCAGTGGTGGATGTGAGACAGATTCCTGCGTTATTTCACTGTTCATTGTTTCTGTCCCCTCCTGCAGGTCTGTCAGTACCGCTCGTCGCTCTACGCGGAGGTGGACAGCCACTTCCGCCTGATCCACGAGGACACGCGGCACCTGCTCTGCCCTTACTGCCTCAAGGTCTTCAAGAACGGCAACGCTTTCCATCAGCACTTCATGAGGCATCAGGTGCTGTGTCAGGGCTGTAGTCCCGTCGCGTTTGAGGGGGTTCCCTCTCCGCAGAGATGCAGTGGGGAGCGAGCGTGTGATGAGCTGAGCGTTTGCTtggaataaaaacagaaaacttgGTTGAGGGAGGGCTTTAGGAGGTGCTGCGTTCACTCCGTGACAAATGCAATTTGCGTGCTGTCATGGCAGAGCTCTCATAGGGATTGTGCTGAGAAGAAGAGGCATTGCTCCTTTGGGAGCAGCACAGATTGTTGTTACTTAGcagaaaaaagcatgttttgctAGGCTGTGTTTGCTTCGTGTGATGATTAACCAACAGTGGGGGCTCTACGTCCATTtgggttttaaatttttttatctctaggtaataaataaataattgcacACGAGTGTAACTTTTGGAGCTCAGTCTCTGTTTCTGTATATGTtggtttccttttgctttttctttttttaaacaaaaccccTGCTGTGTTGTGGCTTctctttctgtaaaatgaaatatatttaatttgccTTTGCTTTAGAAGAAGAATGTTTATCATTGCAACAAGTGTAGACTCCAGTTCCTGTTTGCCAAGGATAAAATTGAACACAAGCTGCAGCACCACAAAACTTTCCGAAAGCCCAAACAATTGGAAGGATTGAAACCTGGAACCAAGGTAAGAAATCCCAGTTAAGAGCAGGCCTCTGTCCTCTCTTCCCTCAGGAAACACCCGTAGCGTCTGTGTTGGTGTGTATTTATTAGGTGCTGCAAAACTGATGTTTGCTTCATCTGCATCACTTAAACCACACTCACGGGGACAGGAAAACACTTTGTGTTCTGCCCTGTTGGGTTTAGTTAATCAGATACTTCACAGACACACTAAGTGAGAGTGAGAGGAGGCGAAAGCGGCACGCCAGAGGTTGAACTCCCCTAAGGAAGGTGTCTACAGGTGGAGGTGTCTGAGCTGGCTGGACGCCCTCTGTAGCCGTTAGGGACAAACAGGCACTGCTGGGGCTCAAGTCGTGTGTCCTCTTttaggctgctgctgccctgggtgGGATGAATCGTGTCCTAGGAGCACCTCTGTTCTCTGCTAGGAGTCTGAGaggctgctcccagcagagGCGTCTGAATTGGGATAGGTCGCTTCTGCCCTCGTGTTTTAGGAGGTGTGGGTGTATCTGTTTTCTGCAGGTTACAATCAGGGCATCTAGAGGACAGCCACGGACAGTGCCAGTACCTTCCAATGACATGCCGCAGGGCACTGGACAGGAGACCACTCCGCTGTCATCTTCTACCGATCCCCAGCCCATCTTCCTGTACCCGCCTGTCCAGAGGAACGTCCAGAAGAGAGCGGTCAAAAAAATGTCAGAACCTTTTGCtgaatttcaaatttaaaaggatttttaaaggaaatgtagTTAGCTTTTTAATGCCACAGTGATGGGTAACGCGATCCTCGGCAGCTCTGTCTTACCAGTTGCCAAGGAAACTTTATGCCAGGAGAGTCTAGCTTCCCACAAACCCAGGATTAAGGCATGTTATGAAAGCCCTTAAGgtgaaactgaaatacaggattAGCTAGGTGCTGTTGTAGAAACCATGGAATTCCATCAGCATAAAGGCTTTCTGCCCATCCTGTgtcctgctgccttctcttcaatgttttttttaatttatttattttttatttattatccACTCTTAAATTGTATACTCAAGTGGGAAATGTTTAGCCTGGCACCCAGGGGCCCTAGGAAGCTAGTTTGACTGCAGACTTCTGGAAGTTTACATGTCATTAAATTCTTCTCTGTCCTGATGATTGTTATAACTCCAAAGGTTCCTGTTCAGATGCTAATGAAAATCCCCCTCTTCTCTTCAGGAGTGTCCTGGGGAGGCAGACTTGCCTGGAGTGCAGCTTCGAAATCCCCGACTTCCCAAACCACTTCCCCACCTACGTGCACTGTTCGCTGTGTCGCTACAGCACTTGCTGCTCCAGAGCTTACGCCAACCACATGATCAAGTACGTGGGATTCAGTTCCTCCTGCCTGAGTGCAGGAGCACCTcagtgtctgtctgtctgtgctgTAAGAAGGGGCTGTCAGGACATTCCAGTTCACTGCAGCGGCTTGTGAGACACTGGACACGTTCTGTGTCAGCACACACGTGGGTGATGGCTCTCAGATGAGAAAACTGAGCACTAAAGCTGACAGATTCATTCCAGGCTATCAGTGTAGTAGCTAATGACGTGTGCACGGCATGCTGCTGtagaaaactgttatttttcagtgctcCTGGGATTTACTTGCAAAATTCTCAGatttaaggatttaaaaattttaaaaaggggaaaaaaagaaatcatgccACGCTTCTGCAAGCCTGTGGTCTGTACAGGACTGTGGATAGAGCACAGAGAAGGATGGCAGAACAGTTACTCCAAAATCTGGGCGTTTTTCAATGTTATTGTACAGTTGGTTTTATTTAGACTCCAAGTTTTCATTCCCTTTAATACAATACTGGCagacaaaatattattaaacCCAGGACTGGGTCTGTCTGTGTAAATGTGCTGTATTTTGCATGGCTTTATAGCTCTTTAAATACCCAGAATGATTCTGACATCTAATAAACTCTTTTGTCTTACAGCAACCACGTTCCTCGGAAGAGTCCAAAATACTtggctttgtttaaaaactatACTGCCTGGTAATGGAAAACTTGTCGTCTTCTTTTAATCACCTGGGAACCTAATGTGCATCCACTCTCtgatttttccagttctttcctTTCATGATCTGCTTCTGAAgaagctctgctttttttttttttttgccaggcaGGAAAATATGTTGAATTAAGGGCAATATGTTACTGAGTCTCCCATTAATGTTTTGGGGTGGGGACACTGCCTGGGTGCACTGGAGGGTGACctttattttctgattattaGTGAGGGGATGTGCATATTTTCATATCTGATACTGACACTAAGTTAATTCTCttttggttttttccctttttttttccccttccagtgGTGTAAAGCTGTCCTGTTCCTCTTGTCTCTTTGTAACATCTGAGGGTGATGCAATGGCCAAACATCTGGTCTTCAATCCATCACATGAGTTTAGTAACATTATTTTCCGAGGTAAGAGTttgaaaaggagcagaaaagtttcagaaaaataaggCAGGACATAATAGATCAGTTCACAGACTCCAGGTCAAATACGTCTTTGTTTACCGAGTCCTGAGTTCTGATAAAATATCATCTTGGGAACCTGCTGTAACTGCCTGCGTGGGCCTCCATTGTTATGGAGATGGGAGAGTGAAGCTTTAGGGAGGCTGCTCTGCCTGGAGCTCAGCTGTGTCACTGATAACACAGAGATCTCCCCAGGGAGGGACAATGCCGAGGGCTTCAGCGAGTTCCTCTGTTCCTCCGAGACATCATTGTACCGCGGTGACACCGGGAGGCCTCGGGCAGCTGCGGGGCCGGGGTTTGAATAGAGCCTGAACGTGGCTCTGCCAGGCTGAGGGGCTTTGCCTGCGGGGGTCTGACCAGAGCTGGGCCAGACGACCTGGAGTTGTGCTGTTTGTCTCCAGCGATGGCTGAGGAGTGGCTCTGCCCCGCTGAGCAGCGCTTGCTGGCTGGGATGTGGCGGTGCTTGGGTGTGGGAGGAGGCCGGGGTTTGGGTGGGTGGATATTGGCTGTTCTTAGAACACCTTGGGATGCTTCGGAGTAACAGACAACGGAGGAACTGCTCCTCCCCTCTGCAAGAGGACTTGGTTGTTTGCACTTAGTGTTTGTTTGCTAAGCTACAAacgtttttgttttgtttcgcTTAACAGGGCCTACTTGGATGTCACATTCCAGGTAAACTGCTTGTGAACTCCTGTCTGCCAtcctctgtttcagtttgtggggttgggttttgttttctcctgtgttttccCTCAGCAGCTTTATTTTCTGGGTTTAAGAGGGTCCTGTGTTCTCTCCCTTCAAGGCACATTCAGCCCCAGGACAAAAGCATGAAGAATCCGTGTCCTACCTATTCCCCTGGTAAAGCTGCTACTGTGAAAACAAAGTCCCTGTCGTCTGCGAAAGGTGACCTGGAGCCTGAACTGGCACCAGCAGCCTACGACAGGCCTCTGGTCTGCCAGGAGGAGGAGTGCTTAAACATCGATGCCCAAGAAGACGAGCAGCCGACGAAGGAGCCTGAGCCTGCGAGCAAAAAGGAGCAGCTGTCGGTAAAGAAGCTGCGAGTTGTGCTCTTCGCTTTGTGCTGCAACACGGAGCAGGCCGCAGAGCACTTCCGGAACCCGCAGCGGCGGATCAGGCGCTGGCTGCGGAGGTTTCAGGCGTTCCAGGAAGAGAACTTGGCATCCCTGTCAGAGGGCAAGTACCTCAGCTTAGAGGCCGAGGAGAAACTCGCGGAGTGGGTCCTCACGCAGcgagagcagcagctgcccgtGAACGAGGAGACCCTCTTCCAGAAAGCCACCAAGATTGGCCGGTCCCTCGAAGGCGGCTTCAAGATCTCCTACGAGTGGGCGGTGAGGTTCATGCTGCGGCACCACCTCAGCACGCACGCGCGGAGGGCGGTGGCCCACCCTCTGCCCAAAGACGTGGAGGACAACGCCAGCTGCTTCATCGAGTTTGTGCAGCGGCAGATCCACACTCAGGACCTGCCTCTCTCCATGATCGCGGCCATCGACGAGATCTCCCTCTTCCTCGACGTGGAGGTGCTGAGTAGCGACGACCGCAAGGAGAACGCTCTGCAGACGGTGGGGACCGGGGAGCCCTGGTGCGACGTCGTCCTCGCCATCCTCGCCGACGGGAGCGTCCTCCCGACGCTGGTCTTCTACCGGGGCCGCGTGCAGCAGCCCGCCAACGTGCCGGAGTCGATCGTGTTGGAGGCGAAGGAGAACGGATACAGCGACGACGAGATCATGGAGCTGTGGTCGTCCAGAGTGTGGCAGAAGCACACGGAGTGCCAGAACAGCAAGGGCATGCTTGTGCTGGACTGCCACCGAACGCACCTCTCCGAAGAAGTACTGTCCTTGCTGAGCGCCTCCAGCACTCTGCCGGCCGTCGttcctgctggctgcagctccaAAATCCAACCTCTGGATGTTTGTATAAAAAGgactgtgaaaaatttcttgCATAAAAAGTGGAAA encodes the following:
- the POGZ gene encoding pogo transposable element with ZNF domain isoform X4, with translation MADTDLFMECEEEELEPWQKISDVIEDSVVEDYNSVDKTATAGNPLVQQSGQPLILTQNPTAGLGTMVTQPVLRPVQIMQNANHVTNSPVTSQPIFITTQGFPVRNVRPVQNTMNQVGIVLNVQQGQTVRPITLVPAPGTQFVKPTVGVPQVFSQMAQVRPGTTMPVRPTTNTFTTVIPATLTIRSTVPQSQAPQQMSIASFVTVKRPGVTGENSNEVAKLVNTLNTVPSLGQSPGPLVVSNSSPVHGSQRSSVSESSSSSSSLKVSSSPIPTFDLQDGGRKVCPRCDAQFRVTEALRGHMCYCCPEMVEFLKKRKSLESEPNIQSAKPPSPEKTTAVASPPPSTPVPALSPPAKAPEPSENVVDSSQSKLIMLVDDFYYGRDGGKANQLLNFPKVPTSFRCSHCSKRLKNNIRFMNHMKHHVELDQQNGEVDVHTICQHCYRQFSTPFQLQCHLENVHSPYESTTKCKICEWAFESEPMFLQHMKDTHKPGEMPYVCQVCQYRSSLYAEVDSHFRLIHEDTRHLLCPYCLKVFKNGNAFHQHFMRHQKKNVYHCNKCRLQFLFAKDKIEHKLQHHKTFRKPKQLEGLKPGTKVTIRASRGQPRTVPVPSNDMPQGTGQETTPLSSSTDPQPIFLYPPVQRNVQKRAVKKMSVLGRQTCLECSFEIPDFPNHFPTYVHCSLCRYSTCCSRAYANHMINNHVPRKSPKYLALFKNYTACGVKLSCSSCLFVTSEGDAMAKHLVFNPSHEFSNIIFRGPTWMSHSRHIQPQDKSMKNPCPTYSPGKAATVKTKSLSSAKGDLEPELAPAAYDRPLVCQEEECLNIDAQEDEQPTKEPEPASKKEQLSVKKLRVVLFALCCNTEQAAEHFRNPQRRIRRWLRRFQAFQEENLASLSEGKYLSLEAEEKLAEWVLTQREQQLPVNEETLFQKATKIGRSLEGGFKISYEWAVRFMLRHHLSTHARRAVAHPLPKDVEDNASCFIEFVQRQIHTQDLPLSMIAAIDEISLFLDVEVLSSDDRKENALQTVGTGEPWCDVVLAILADGSVLPTLVFYRGRVQQPANVPESIVLEAKENGYSDDEIMELWSSRVWQKHTECQNSKGMLVLDCHRTHLSEEVLSLLSASSTLPAVVPAGCSSKIQPLDVCIKRTVKNFLHKKWKEQAKEMADSTCDSDILLQLVLCWLAEVLEVISDSPELVQQSFLVASVLPGPDGTANSPTRNADMQEELIASLEEQLKLSEEQQEAAAEVQERTQAEEAADPEILHQLFEGESETESFYGFEDADLDLMEI